From a region of the Streptococcus ruminantium genome:
- the mltG gene encoding endolytic transglycosylase MltG produces the protein MTKDTNEKNTQSSSFRDQILRDLEALKVNRLAEQSAEVLVDKKAEVINELQATVAEDEEMIKESGSVKIDSLAFSDSYLAEEDREPKKAGGHFEEKGSEATIDTASLIDEKANVSSSVPQDTVERNLEKLRNLVAANAAEFNEAPSSDAVSQNVEPPIQGHPVLEDTFLEFPTEDVSKVTGDTGVLSLDETIIAAKALASVPETKEQPLPTQSRRKSSHRMSKQRRKKQDKAAKRIVSIIMSIIVVVVLMTGFIGYAWVKSSLEPVDVKATKAISVEIPKGSSTLEIGEILVNNKLIKNATIFNYYSKIKSYNNFQSGFYNLKQSMSVDDIAKALQESGTPTPQKESAGKILIVEGYTLKQIARAVTVNTKTGNKNEKTPFTAEQFMATVTNQDFINRMVAAYPKLFASLPAANSGVLYQLEGYLFPAIYEYAEDTTMEELVEQMIAAMDARLKPHYDTIAAKNLTVNELLTLASLVEKEGAKDEDRRNIASVFLNRLNSGMPLQSNIALLYAQGKLGQETTLAEDAAIDTSIESPYNIYWKPGLMPGPVDSPSLSAIEAILNANSTDYLYFVADVTTGKVYFANNIEEHNQNVAKYVNAHLQ, from the coding sequence GTGACAAAGGATACGAATGAAAAAAACACGCAGTCTTCAAGTTTCCGTGATCAGATTTTACGTGATTTAGAAGCATTGAAGGTGAATCGTTTGGCAGAGCAGTCAGCAGAAGTCCTTGTTGATAAAAAAGCAGAAGTTATCAATGAGCTTCAGGCAACTGTCGCTGAAGATGAAGAAATGATTAAAGAGAGCGGCTCTGTCAAGATAGATAGTCTGGCCTTTTCTGATTCCTACTTGGCAGAAGAAGACCGAGAACCGAAAAAAGCTGGGGGACATTTCGAAGAAAAGGGTTCAGAAGCAACAATTGATACAGCATCTCTTATTGATGAAAAAGCAAACGTTTCAAGCTCAGTTCCTCAAGATACGGTGGAGCGAAATCTAGAAAAGCTGAGAAATCTTGTGGCGGCCAATGCTGCTGAATTTAACGAAGCACCGTCAAGTGATGCAGTTTCTCAAAATGTTGAGCCACCTATTCAGGGACATCCTGTCTTAGAAGACACATTCCTAGAATTTCCTACGGAGGATGTGTCAAAAGTTACAGGCGATACCGGTGTTCTTTCATTGGACGAAACGATTATTGCAGCAAAGGCACTAGCTAGCGTTCCTGAAACAAAGGAACAGCCGCTACCTACCCAATCTAGAAGAAAGTCATCGCATAGAATGAGCAAGCAACGCCGAAAAAAACAAGACAAGGCCGCAAAGCGGATTGTGTCTATCATTATGTCTATCATCGTAGTAGTAGTTTTAATGACTGGATTTATTGGCTATGCCTGGGTAAAATCTAGTTTAGAACCAGTGGATGTTAAAGCAACGAAAGCTATTTCGGTAGAAATTCCAAAAGGTTCTTCAACTTTGGAAATTGGTGAGATTTTGGTTAATAATAAGTTGATAAAAAATGCTACCATCTTCAATTATTACTCCAAGATTAAGAGCTACAATAACTTCCAGAGCGGTTTCTATAATTTGAAACAAAGTATGTCTGTTGATGACATTGCCAAAGCCTTGCAAGAAAGTGGTACACCAACACCTCAAAAAGAGTCTGCAGGCAAGATTTTGATTGTTGAAGGATACACACTGAAGCAAATTGCTCGTGCGGTTACTGTGAATACCAAAACGGGAAATAAAAACGAGAAGACACCATTTACCGCTGAACAATTTATGGCGACTGTAACCAATCAAGATTTTATCAATCGTATGGTTGCTGCTTATCCGAAATTATTTGCTAGTCTCCCAGCAGCTAATAGTGGAGTTCTTTACCAGTTGGAAGGCTATCTTTTCCCTGCTATATATGAATATGCAGAAGATACGACAATGGAAGAGTTGGTTGAGCAGATGATTGCTGCGATGGATGCTCGTCTGAAACCACACTACGATACGATTGCCGCGAAAAACTTGACTGTCAATGAACTTCTAACTCTCGCTTCCTTAGTTGAAAAGGAAGGGGCTAAAGATGAAGACCGCCGTAATATTGCAAGTGTATTCCTGAACCGTCTAAACTCAGGAATGCCTCTGCAGTCAAATATTGCTCTCTTGTATGCACAAGGTAAGCTCGGTCAAGAAACAACCTTAGCAGAAGATGCAGCAATTGATACTTCTATCGAGTCTCCATATAATATTTACTGGAAACCTGGTTTGATGCCTGGTCCAGTTGATAGTCCTAGCTTATCAGCTATTGAGGCAATACTTAATGCCAACTCAACGGATTATCTTTATTTCGTAGCTGATGTGACAACTGGGAAGGTTTATTTTGCAAATAATATTGAGGAACATAACCAGAATGTCGCTAAATATGTCAATGCACATTTACAGTGA
- a CDS encoding acylphosphatase, with product MRKVKMIASGRVQGVGFRWSVQFLATEIGDIYGRVWNNEDGTVTILAQSNHSEKLSHFIHEIRKGPSRMSKVNYLDITLANFEDYHDFQVSHR from the coding sequence ATGCGAAAGGTAAAAATGATTGCTTCTGGTCGTGTTCAAGGTGTTGGCTTTCGCTGGTCTGTTCAATTCCTTGCAACAGAAATCGGAGATATTTATGGTCGCGTGTGGAATAATGAAGACGGAACAGTCACTATTCTTGCTCAATCGAATCATTCAGAGAAACTCAGCCATTTCATCCATGAAATTCGTAAAGGACCTTCTCGAATGTCTAAGGTCAACTACTTAGATATTACACTAGCCAATTTTGAAGATTACCATGATTTTCAAGTTAGCCATAGATAA
- a CDS encoding diaminopimelate decarboxylase: protein MAKIPFISREALETITNQFPTPFHLYDEKGIREKARALHEAFSWNKGFKEYFAVKATPTPAILKILQEEGCGVDCATDVEVLLSEKLGFTDIMFTSNDTQAQEFVYARKVGAIINLDAYEHIDFLKNVTGIPETVCLRYNPGGVFSLGTDIMDHPEESKFGMTKDQLMEGYRDLKNMGVKEFGVHAFLASNTVTNDYYPVLARQLFELALEIREETGVTLDFINLSGGIGVNYHPDQEPNDIATIGDGVRKAYEEILAPVGMGHVKIFTELGRFMLAPHGHLITKVLHRKKTYRTYVGVDASAANLMRPAFYGAYHHITNITHPEAPLELVDVTGSLCENNDKFAVNRKMPRAEVGDTLVIHDSGAHGFSMGYNYNGRLRSAEILLQEDGTARMIRRAETPEDYFATIYGFDFDR, encoded by the coding sequence ATGGCCAAGATACCATTTATTAGCAGAGAGGCGCTGGAAACTATTACCAATCAATTTCCGACCCCGTTTCATCTCTATGACGAGAAGGGGATTCGTGAAAAGGCACGCGCTTTACATGAAGCTTTTTCCTGGAACAAGGGCTTTAAGGAGTATTTTGCCGTCAAGGCGACTCCGACTCCTGCTATTTTGAAAATTCTTCAGGAAGAAGGATGTGGCGTTGATTGTGCTACGGATGTAGAAGTCCTCTTGAGTGAAAAACTGGGCTTTACAGATATTATGTTTACCTCAAATGATACGCAAGCGCAAGAGTTTGTCTATGCTAGAAAAGTTGGTGCTATCATCAACCTAGATGCTTACGAACACATTGATTTTTTAAAAAATGTGACAGGTATTCCTGAAACAGTCTGTCTCCGTTACAATCCCGGAGGTGTTTTCTCTCTTGGTACAGATATTATGGATCATCCAGAGGAGTCAAAATTTGGTATGACCAAAGACCAACTGATGGAAGGGTACAGAGACTTAAAGAATATGGGCGTCAAGGAATTTGGTGTCCATGCCTTTCTAGCATCCAACACAGTAACCAATGACTATTACCCAGTCTTGGCACGTCAGCTCTTTGAGTTAGCACTGGAAATTCGTGAGGAAACAGGTGTGACTCTGGATTTTATCAATCTGTCGGGTGGAATCGGTGTCAACTATCATCCAGATCAGGAACCAAATGATATTGCGACTATCGGTGATGGTGTTCGCAAAGCTTATGAAGAAATTCTAGCTCCAGTCGGTATGGGACATGTAAAAATCTTTACGGAGTTGGGACGTTTCATGCTGGCACCACATGGACATCTAATTACTAAAGTTCTTCATCGTAAGAAAACTTACAGAACCTATGTAGGTGTTGATGCCTCTGCAGCCAATCTCATGCGTCCGGCTTTTTATGGGGCTTATCATCATATTACCAACATTACGCATCCAGAGGCGCCGCTAGAACTTGTAGATGTAACTGGCTCTCTCTGCGAAAACAATGATAAATTTGCAGTCAATCGTAAAATGCCAAGAGCAGAAGTAGGAGATACCTTGGTTATTCACGATAGTGGTGCTCATGGCTTCTCTATGGGGTATAATTACAATGGTCGCCTGCGTTCAGCAGAGATTCTTTTGCAGGAGGATGGAACAGCCCGTATGATTCGTCGCGCTGAAACTCCGGAGGATTACTTTGCGACAATTTATGGTTTTGATTTTGACAGGTAA
- a CDS encoding TrmH family RNA methyltransferase: MEIIRSKTNNLVKQVRKLQQKKYRTTSYLIEGWHLLEEALAAGAKIEHILVLEEYADRVEDLSNVTFVSPEIMQDLADSKSPQGVLAQLALPSQELPDQLIGKFLILEDVQDPGNVGTMIRTADAAGFDGVFLTDKSADIYNMKVLRSMQGSHFHLPVYRLPMAAIVSNLKTNQVQVLATTLSSQSLDYKKLTPTSSFALVMGNEGQGVSDFVVQEADQLVHIAMPGQAESLNVAIAAGILMFSFV; this comes from the coding sequence ATGGAAATTATTCGCTCAAAGACCAACAATTTGGTCAAGCAGGTCAGGAAATTACAACAGAAAAAATACCGTACCACCTCCTATTTGATTGAAGGGTGGCATTTGTTGGAAGAAGCTCTAGCAGCAGGAGCCAAGATTGAGCATATTTTGGTCTTGGAAGAATATGCTGATCGGGTTGAAGATTTGTCCAATGTGACTTTTGTTAGTCCTGAAATAATGCAGGATTTGGCGGATTCTAAGTCACCCCAAGGCGTTTTAGCCCAGTTAGCTTTACCTAGTCAGGAATTACCTGATCAGTTAATTGGGAAATTCCTGATTTTGGAAGATGTTCAGGATCCGGGTAATGTTGGGACCATGATTCGGACTGCTGATGCGGCTGGATTTGATGGAGTATTTTTGACAGATAAATCGGCAGATATTTACAATATGAAGGTGTTGCGCTCCATGCAGGGAAGTCACTTTCATTTGCCGGTCTACCGCTTGCCGATGGCAGCGATCGTTTCCAATCTTAAGACCAATCAGGTACAAGTACTAGCAACTACTCTGTCAAGTCAGTCTCTTGACTACAAAAAGCTAACACCTACATCCAGTTTTGCGCTTGTGATGGGCAATGAAGGTCAGGGAGTTTCTGATTTTGTAGTTCAAGAAGCCGATCAGTTGGTTCATATTGCTATGCCGGGGCAGGCAGAGAGCTTAAATGTGGCCATTGCGGCAGGAATCTTGATGTTTAGTTTTGTTTAA
- a CDS encoding metallophosphoesterase → MAGAGKTILVMSDSHGDRKIVEEIKSYYLGKVDAIFHNGDSELDSQDSLWQGIQVVNGNCDYLGGYPDQLITKLGDLTIAQTHGHLFGINYGWQRLDYWAQEVDADICLYGHLHVPDAEMRGKTLFLNPGSISQPRGLVKECLYALVTIYADHFHVDYYDRQHTLYPALTKDISR, encoded by the coding sequence ATGGCAGGAGCAGGCAAAACAATTCTAGTCATGAGTGATTCTCACGGAGATAGAAAGATTGTAGAAGAGATTAAAAGTTATTACCTCGGTAAGGTGGACGCTATCTTTCATAATGGTGATTCAGAGCTAGACAGTCAAGATTCACTTTGGCAGGGTATTCAAGTAGTGAATGGTAACTGTGATTATTTGGGTGGTTATCCAGACCAACTGATTACCAAGTTGGGAGATCTTACCATTGCCCAAACGCATGGTCATCTTTTTGGAATTAACTATGGTTGGCAACGCTTGGATTACTGGGCGCAGGAGGTGGATGCAGATATCTGTCTCTACGGGCATTTACACGTGCCGGATGCAGAAATGCGCGGTAAGACTCTCTTTCTCAATCCCGGCTCAATCAGCCAACCTAGAGGATTGGTTAAGGAGTGTCTTTATGCTCTTGTGACGATTTATGCAGATCACTTTCATGTAGACTATTACGATCGACAACACACGCTTTACCCAGCATTGACAAAGGATATTTCAAGATGA
- the greA gene encoding transcription elongation factor GreA gives MAEKTYPMTLEEKEKLEKELEELKLVRRPEIVERIKIARSYGDLSENSEYEAAKDEQAFVEGQISTIETKIRYAEIVNSDAVAADEVAIGKTVTVQEVGETEEEVYHIVGAAGADAFANKISNESPIGHALIGKKTGDVVTIATPAGSYDVKIVSVEKTK, from the coding sequence ATGGCAGAAAAAACATATCCAATGACCTTGGAAGAAAAAGAAAAATTAGAAAAAGAATTAGAGGAACTTAAACTTGTTCGTCGTCCAGAAATTGTTGAACGCATTAAAATTGCACGTTCCTATGGTGACCTTTCAGAGAACTCTGAGTACGAAGCAGCAAAGGATGAGCAGGCATTCGTTGAAGGACAAATCTCTACAATTGAAACTAAAATTCGTTATGCAGAGATTGTTAACAGTGACGCAGTAGCGGCAGATGAAGTAGCGATTGGTAAGACGGTCACCGTTCAAGAAGTTGGCGAAACAGAAGAGGAAGTTTATCATATTGTCGGTGCAGCAGGAGCAGATGCTTTTGCCAACAAGATTTCAAATGAAAGTCCAATTGGTCATGCCTTGATTGGTAAAAAGACCGGTGATGTTGTAACGATTGCAACGCCTGCTGGTAGCTACGATGTGAAGATAGTAAGTGTCGAAAAAACAAAATAG
- the cbpB gene encoding cyclic-di-AMP-binding protein CbpB → MIAREFEQFLLAQEETFLTPADKLAVIIDTHNIDHAKLLLSHMTYSRVPVVTEEGQFFGTIGLTEIIKYQAENELTDDELNKDISLIARTDEETVGLDYELTEVMRKLVDQSFLPVLGENREFIGIITRKSILKTINALLHNFPLVSKEGKK, encoded by the coding sequence ATGATTGCACGTGAATTTGAACAATTTTTACTAGCACAAGAAGAAACCTTTTTGACACCTGCGGATAAGTTAGCGGTGATTATTGATACCCATAACATTGATCACGCTAAACTTTTACTTAGTCACATGACTTACTCGCGGGTACCTGTAGTAACGGAAGAAGGTCAATTTTTTGGAACCATCGGCTTGACAGAGATTATCAAGTATCAGGCTGAGAATGAGCTGACAGATGATGAGTTGAATAAGGATATTTCCTTGATTGCAAGGACGGATGAGGAAACAGTTGGTCTTGATTACGAGTTAACTGAGGTCATGCGTAAGCTGGTTGATCAATCGTTCTTGCCTGTTTTGGGTGAAAATAGAGAGTTCATAGGAATCATCACTCGAAAATCTATTTTAAAGACCATCAATGCACTCTTGC
- a CDS encoding nucleoside-triphosphate diphosphatase, producing the protein MTEKIYEYRDEHNWFIGKAYFANLFASFGNTGREQEINQLGHLLEQLVPANYEEDDYRCVQIEVIKLQSAFKLIQFAIDVLNELNHRQFKVVQHQGAVLVTEGDRLLLVHLPKTGANMRAFFGQDKGLAGVGDTILIATKNEGKTKEFRKFFESFGYQVENLNNYPDLPDVVETGMTFEENARLKAETIAALTGKVVLADDSGLKVDALGGLPGVWSARFSGPEATDELNNAKLLHELAMVFEHKDRSAQFHCTLVVAAPNRESLVVEADWEGYIGMDLRGENGFGYDPLFLVGDTGKTSAELTLEEKNRISHRAQALEKLVEAFPVWQEQAKQF; encoded by the coding sequence ATGACAGAAAAAATTTATGAATATAGAGATGAGCACAATTGGTTTATTGGTAAGGCTTATTTTGCTAATTTATTTGCCAGTTTTGGTAACACAGGTAGAGAGCAAGAAATCAATCAACTGGGGCATCTTCTAGAACAACTCGTTCCAGCCAATTATGAAGAAGATGATTATCGGTGTGTACAGATAGAAGTTATTAAACTTCAGTCTGCCTTTAAACTCATTCAGTTTGCAATTGATGTGCTAAATGAATTGAATCACCGTCAGTTTAAGGTGGTCCAGCACCAGGGAGCTGTTCTTGTAACGGAAGGAGATAGGCTGCTCTTGGTCCATCTCCCTAAGACTGGTGCTAATATGAGAGCGTTCTTTGGTCAGGATAAGGGATTGGCTGGTGTTGGTGACACGATTTTGATTGCGACTAAAAATGAAGGAAAGACAAAGGAGTTTCGTAAATTCTTTGAAAGTTTTGGTTATCAGGTGGAAAATCTGAACAACTATCCTGATCTACCAGATGTGGTAGAAACAGGCATGACTTTTGAGGAAAATGCTCGACTGAAAGCTGAGACGATAGCAGCTCTGACAGGAAAGGTCGTCTTGGCGGATGATTCGGGGCTTAAAGTGGATGCCTTAGGTGGTTTGCCGGGAGTGTGGTCAGCACGTTTTTCTGGTCCAGAAGCGACTGATGAACTCAATAATGCCAAACTCTTGCATGAGCTTGCCATGGTCTTTGAACACAAGGATCGTTCAGCCCAATTTCATTGCACTCTTGTAGTGGCTGCACCAAATCGTGAAAGTTTGGTTGTAGAAGCGGATTGGGAAGGATATATTGGAATGGACTTGCGTGGTGAAAATGGTTTTGGCTATGATCCACTTTTCTTAGTCGGTGACACGGGTAAGACCTCGGCAGAATTAACCTTGGAAGAAAAAAATCGTATTTCCCATCGTGCACAAGCATTAGAAAAATTAGTGGAGGCATTTCCAGTATGGCAGGAGCAGGCAAAACAATTCTAG
- the racE gene encoding glutamate racemase has product MDNRPIGFLDSGVGGLTVARELMRQLPYEEIVYIGDSARAPYGPRPAEQIREYTWQLVHFLLTKNVKMIVFACNTATAVAWEEIKEKLDIPVLGVILPGASAAIKATKTGKVGVLGTVMTIQSDIYREKIQVLSPETQVESLACPKFAPLVESNSHQSSLAKKVVYETLRPLVGKVDTLVLGCTHYPLLRPIIQNAMGKDVQLIDSGAECARDISVLLNYFQLNRSRTESNIQHTFYTTASPAAFKEIAESWMGIDIHVEHVEL; this is encoded by the coding sequence ATGGATAATCGACCAATTGGTTTTTTGGATTCGGGTGTGGGGGGGCTAACTGTTGCGCGTGAGCTGATGCGCCAGCTTCCCTATGAAGAAATTGTTTATATCGGTGATTCGGCTAGAGCCCCCTATGGTCCACGGCCGGCAGAACAAATAAGAGAATACACTTGGCAATTGGTTCACTTTCTTTTGACGAAGAATGTGAAAATGATTGTCTTTGCTTGTAATACTGCAACAGCAGTAGCTTGGGAAGAAATCAAGGAAAAACTTGATATTCCTGTTTTAGGGGTCATTCTCCCCGGTGCTTCAGCAGCCATCAAAGCTACTAAGACTGGAAAAGTTGGTGTGCTTGGAACGGTCATGACGATTCAATCGGATATTTATCGTGAGAAAATTCAGGTCCTCTCACCGGAAACGCAGGTAGAAAGTTTAGCCTGTCCTAAATTTGCTCCCTTGGTGGAGTCTAATAGCCACCAATCTAGTTTAGCTAAAAAGGTCGTTTATGAAACACTCCGTCCCTTGGTTGGGAAGGTGGATACTCTGGTTTTGGGTTGCACTCATTACCCCCTGCTTCGTCCCATTATACAGAATGCCATGGGCAAGGATGTTCAATTGATTGATAGTGGAGCTGAATGTGCGAGGGATATTTCCGTCTTACTCAATTATTTTCAGCTCAATCGCAGTCGGACAGAGTCTAATATCCAGCATACCTTTTATACAACAGCTAGTCCAGCAGCTTTTAAGGAAATTGCCGAAAGCTGGATGGGAATTGATATTCATGTGGAGCATGTAGAACTATGA
- the pepC gene encoding aminopeptidase C: MSTLNREFTKRLYADYLANSTFQATENAVSHNGLLKSLETRQSTIDNDYVFSIDLTNDAVSNQKASGRCWMFAALNTFRHKLISDFKLENFELSQAHTFFWDKYEKSNWFLEQIIATADQEIGSRKVKFLLDTPQQDGGQWDMVVALFEKYGVVPKSVYPESISSSASRELNQYLNKLLRQDAQILRNLLAGGASSQEVQTKKENLLQEIFNFLAVNLGLPPQTFDFAYRDKENVYHRDTNMTPQEFYNKYVGLKLSDYVSIINAPTSDKPYNQSYTVELLGNVVGAPAVRYLNLDMNRFKELAIAQLKAGESVWFGSDVGQSSNRQTGIMATNTYDFSSSLGIHFHQDKAGRLDYSESLMTHAMVLTGVDLDADGNPLKWKVENSWGDKVGDKGYFVASDSWMDEYTYQIVVRKEFLTPEELTAYQAQPQVLAPWDPMGALA; encoded by the coding sequence ATGTCGACATTAAATCGTGAATTTACAAAGCGTTTATACGCTGATTATCTGGCAAACTCAACTTTTCAAGCAACTGAAAATGCAGTGAGCCACAACGGCTTATTGAAGTCCTTGGAAACACGTCAAAGTACTATTGATAATGACTATGTATTCTCAATTGATCTTACTAACGACGCTGTATCAAACCAAAAGGCTTCTGGGCGCTGTTGGATGTTTGCTGCACTCAACACTTTCCGCCACAAGCTCATTTCAGATTTCAAACTGGAGAACTTTGAATTATCGCAGGCTCACACGTTTTTCTGGGATAAATATGAAAAGTCCAACTGGTTCCTAGAACAGATTATCGCTACTGCCGATCAAGAAATCGGTAGTCGTAAGGTAAAATTCCTCCTCGACACCCCTCAGCAAGATGGAGGTCAGTGGGATATGGTTGTTGCACTTTTTGAAAAATATGGCGTTGTCCCAAAATCTGTTTATCCCGAATCCATCTCATCAAGTGCCAGTCGTGAACTCAATCAATATTTAAATAAATTGCTCCGTCAAGATGCACAAATTCTACGTAATCTACTTGCAGGCGGTGCTTCTTCTCAAGAAGTTCAAACTAAAAAAGAAAACCTCTTACAAGAAATTTTTAACTTCTTGGCTGTCAATCTCGGACTCCCACCACAAACATTTGATTTTGCTTACAGGGATAAGGAGAACGTCTACCATCGTGACACCAACATGACGCCTCAGGAATTTTACAATAAGTATGTTGGTTTGAAATTATCTGACTACGTATCTATTATCAATGCCCCAACTTCCGACAAACCTTACAATCAATCTTATACCGTCGAGCTGTTGGGAAATGTTGTCGGGGCACCAGCAGTCCGTTATCTCAACCTTGATATGAACCGTTTCAAGGAACTAGCTATTGCTCAGCTTAAAGCAGGAGAATCTGTATGGTTTGGATCAGATGTCGGTCAAAGTAGCAATCGCCAAACAGGTATCATGGCTACTAATACCTATGACTTCTCTTCCAGCCTGGGTATTCACTTCCATCAAGATAAGGCAGGCAGACTGGACTACTCTGAAAGCTTGATGACACACGCTATGGTTCTGACTGGTGTTGACTTGGATGCAGATGGCAATCCACTAAAATGGAAGGTAGAAAATTCCTGGGGTGACAAGGTTGGTGATAAAGGATATTTCGTCGCCTCAGATAGCTGGATGGACGAGTACACCTATCAAATCGTTGTTCGTAAAGAATTCCTCACTCCGGAAGAATTGACTGCCTATCAGGCACAACCTCAAGTCTTAGCACCTTGGGATCCTATGGGGGCTCTGGCTTAA
- the yidC gene encoding membrane protein insertase YidC produces the protein MKKNKRIQLLALALSTLVFLSGCVQTDKQGNPVGFVWDFFGQPMSYFIKFFAENLGLGFGLAIIIVTLIVRLIIMPLGIYQSWKSTYQSEKMNYLKPILGPIQERMKNASSQEEQLAAQQEFFAAQKQYGVSMFGGLGCLPLLMQMPFFSALFFAARHTPGINNADFLGINLGTSSLVLTVIAGLLYYAQSLLMQVGMDEEQKKQMKHLAIMNPLMIVLFSWSSPAGVTLYWVIGGIVGLVQQALTNFMLKPRIRAKVEEEFKNNPPKPYKSNMKDVTPKTSAIIEEKTSKKSKRNAGKQRSR, from the coding sequence TTGAAAAAGAATAAACGAATCCAGTTACTGGCGCTAGCCTTATCAACACTTGTATTTCTATCGGGATGTGTGCAGACTGATAAGCAAGGAAATCCTGTCGGCTTTGTTTGGGATTTCTTCGGACAACCAATGTCTTACTTCATAAAGTTCTTTGCTGAAAACCTAGGATTAGGCTTCGGTCTTGCCATTATCATTGTCACTTTAATTGTGCGTCTCATCATCATGCCGCTAGGTATTTATCAATCTTGGAAGTCTACCTACCAGTCGGAGAAAATGAACTACCTCAAACCGATCTTGGGACCTATCCAAGAACGAATGAAAAACGCAAGTTCTCAAGAAGAACAATTAGCTGCCCAGCAAGAGTTTTTTGCAGCTCAAAAACAATACGGTGTCAGCATGTTTGGCGGACTGGGCTGCCTGCCACTCTTAATGCAAATGCCATTCTTCTCAGCTTTGTTCTTTGCTGCTCGTCATACACCGGGAATTAACAACGCAGACTTCCTTGGTATAAATCTTGGTACTTCCAGCCTTGTTTTAACTGTTATAGCCGGTCTTCTCTATTATGCCCAATCACTCCTGATGCAAGTTGGGATGGATGAAGAGCAGAAAAAGCAAATGAAGCATCTAGCCATTATGAACCCGCTTATGATTGTCCTTTTCTCATGGTCGTCACCAGCCGGTGTTACACTCTATTGGGTTATCGGTGGTATTGTTGGACTAGTGCAACAAGCTCTCACAAACTTCATGCTCAAACCACGCATCCGTGCTAAAGTTGAGGAAGAATTTAAAAACAATCCTCCAAAGCCTTACAAATCAAACATGAAAGATGTAACTCCAAAGACTTCAGCTATTATTGAAGAAAAAACATCTAAAAAGAGTAAGCGCAACGCTGGCAAGCAACGATCCAGATAA
- a CDS encoding Bax inhibitor-1/YccA family protein — MNNDSFIINQVDNTALNRFFGKIYGVVAMGIGLSALVSFLTVTVFQSFLFALLRSGSIMLMLIMIGQLALVVSASTMAAKNSPMAFPMFLAYSVTNGLTISMVLMFYTSETVVLAFISAALMFAIMAVIGMTTRKNLSGMAQALRAALWGIIIASVLNIFFRSSGLSFFMSIISVLVFSGLIAYDNQRIRQVFDQTGGHVEQGWVVSMALQLYLDFINLFLNLLRIFGGLSRD, encoded by the coding sequence ATGAATAATGATTCATTTATTATCAATCAGGTGGATAACACTGCGCTAAACCGTTTCTTTGGGAAAATCTATGGCGTAGTTGCTATGGGAATCGGTTTATCGGCCCTTGTTTCTTTTTTGACTGTAACCGTTTTTCAAAGTTTTCTCTTTGCATTATTGCGTAGTGGTTCAATTATGTTGATGCTTATCATGATTGGACAACTTGCCTTGGTTGTCTCAGCTTCAACGATGGCTGCTAAAAATAGTCCTATGGCTTTCCCTATGTTTTTAGCCTATTCGGTGACTAATGGTTTGACAATCAGTATGGTACTGATGTTTTATACGAGTGAAACAGTTGTGTTGGCCTTTATCTCAGCAGCTCTTATGTTCGCTATTATGGCTGTGATTGGTATGACAACTAGGAAAAATCTTTCTGGTATGGCTCAGGCGCTACGTGCAGCTCTTTGGGGTATTATTATTGCGAGTGTACTTAATATCTTCTTCCGTAGTTCAGGTTTGAGTTTCTTTATGTCCATCATTTCTGTTCTTGTTTTTTCAGGTTTGATTGCCTATGATAACCAACGAATTCGTCAGGTTTTCGATCAGACAGGTGGTCATGTTGAGCAAGGATGGGTTGTATCTATGGCTCTCCAGCTCTATCTTGATTTCATCAACCTCTTCCTCAATCTTCTTCGTATTTTTGGTGGCTTGAGTAGAGATTAG
- a CDS encoding YneF family protein: MNLGLAILLIVLAFAGGVALGIYLSRKQVENYIADKPILDENALRLMMTQMGQKPSEAKVQQVLRQIKGQQKVATKKK; encoded by the coding sequence ATGAATTTAGGTTTAGCTATTTTACTTATTGTGTTAGCATTTGCGGGTGGTGTGGCCCTTGGGATTTACCTATCACGCAAACAAGTTGAGAACTACATTGCTGATAAGCCGATCTTGGATGAAAATGCCTTGCGTTTGATGATGACCCAAATGGGTCAAAAGCCAAGTGAAGCTAAGGTACAGCAGGTTCTCCGCCAAATTAAAGGTCAGCAAAAAGTAGCAACAAAGAAAAAATAA